From the genome of Acidobacteriota bacterium, one region includes:
- a CDS encoding TetR/AcrR family transcriptional regulator codes for MTQSSRSDSGSDPGTRRPRRTQAERRAESEREILRAAALLFGRQGYTATTLEQIGKEAGDSSALVSLRYGSKEGIVEAILARSQTRVGSEVFEPEEGVTGLASLSRIFTGYSELLRDAEHWMRALFMLMADSLGPLNAKIDLFRASNDRFAAAIEQAIREGQEAGEIRTDLDSAGTAFEILAAVRGTTLLWLLDPDNIDLVAAIEDLRVSVEDRLSA; via the coding sequence ATGACGCAGTCGAGCCGATCGGATTCGGGGAGTGACCCGGGCACCCGGCGTCCGCGCCGCACCCAGGCCGAACGTCGCGCCGAGTCCGAGCGCGAGATCCTCCGCGCGGCCGCGCTGCTGTTCGGCCGCCAGGGCTACACCGCGACGACGCTGGAGCAGATCGGCAAGGAGGCCGGCGACTCCAGCGCTCTCGTGTCGCTGCGCTACGGCTCCAAGGAGGGAATCGTCGAAGCGATCCTCGCCCGTTCGCAGACCCGCGTCGGCAGCGAAGTGTTCGAGCCCGAAGAAGGAGTCACCGGGCTCGCCAGCCTGAGCCGCATCTTCACCGGTTACTCCGAACTGCTACGCGACGCCGAACACTGGATGCGAGCACTGTTCATGCTGATGGCGGATTCCCTCGGGCCCCTGAACGCGAAGATCGACCTGTTTCGGGCCAGCAACGACCGTTTCGCGGCGGCGATCGAACAGGCCATTCGCGAGGGCCAGGAGGCCGGCGAGATCAGGACCGACCTCGACTCGGCCGGGACGGCGTTCGAGATACTCGCTGCGGTGCGAGGCACGACTCTCCTCTGGCTGCTCGACCCCGACAACATCGATCTCGTCGCGGCGATCGAAGACCTCCGCGTCAGCGTCGAGGATCGACTCTCAGCCTGA
- a CDS encoding acyl-CoA/acyl-ACP dehydrogenase gives MQIEFSPEQQLLRDIVSRALREKSPTTAVRERMASDRGYDPEIWQELCGDAGLVGVHVPEAYGGAGGGAVELGIVAEEMGRTLFCGPFLASAVMAGGALLEAANEADRTELLPGIATGSTIATLVLDDVNSPAGVGASIAATADGALSGTAAMVVDAHVADLLLVVARTGSSLGLYAAEADAAGLDIAPLEVVDQTRKLSRVTFGGTPSRAIGQLTRQSLNRLWDRVCSALAHEMIGGAQHLFESTVAYTKQRFQFGRPIGSFQALKHRCADLLLEIELARAVTYHSARGLDAGEGEPYAASMAKAAAADAYMSAARAAIQLRGGIGFTWENDTHLWFKRAKGSEVLFGTPAIHRERMMTMLEGAA, from the coding sequence TTGCAGATCGAGTTCTCGCCCGAGCAACAGCTACTTCGCGACATCGTGTCGCGGGCGCTCCGCGAGAAGTCGCCGACCACGGCCGTCCGGGAGCGAATGGCCTCCGACCGGGGCTATGACCCGGAGATCTGGCAGGAACTCTGCGGCGATGCGGGGCTTGTCGGCGTCCACGTTCCCGAGGCCTACGGCGGTGCCGGCGGCGGCGCGGTCGAGCTCGGCATCGTCGCCGAGGAGATGGGGCGAACGTTGTTCTGCGGGCCGTTCCTGGCCTCCGCCGTGATGGCCGGCGGCGCGCTGCTGGAGGCGGCAAACGAAGCGGACCGGACAGAGCTTCTGCCGGGAATCGCGACGGGTTCGACGATCGCGACCCTGGTCCTCGACGACGTGAACAGCCCGGCCGGCGTCGGCGCTTCGATCGCGGCAACAGCGGATGGAGCGCTGTCCGGCACGGCGGCGATGGTCGTCGATGCCCACGTGGCGGACCTGCTGCTGGTGGTCGCCAGAACCGGCTCGAGCCTGGGACTCTACGCGGCGGAAGCGGACGCCGCCGGTCTCGACATCGCACCGCTCGAGGTAGTGGACCAGACCCGCAAGCTCTCCCGAGTGACCTTCGGCGGCACGCCGAGTCGCGCGATCGGCCAACTGACCCGGCAGTCGCTGAACCGGCTTTGGGACAGGGTCTGTTCGGCTCTGGCCCACGAGATGATCGGCGGCGCGCAGCACCTGTTCGAGTCCACCGTCGCGTACACGAAGCAGCGCTTCCAGTTCGGCAGGCCGATCGGCTCCTTCCAGGCCCTCAAGCACCGTTGCGCCGACCTGCTCCTGGAGATCGAGCTGGCGCGGGCGGTCACCTACCATTCCGCGCGCGGCCTGGACGCGGGAGAGGGCGAGCCCTACGCCGCCAGCATGGCGAAGGCGGCCGCCGCCGACGCCTACATGAGCGCGGCGCGAGCGGCGATCCAGTTGCGGGGCGGGATCGGCTTCACCTGGGAGAACGACACCCACCTCTGGTTCAAGCGCGCGAAGGGATCGGAGGTGCTGTTCGGCACGCCGGCGATCCATCGCGAACGGATGATGACGATGCTCGAGGGCGCGGCATGA